The following are encoded in a window of Amycolatopsis solani genomic DNA:
- a CDS encoding MCE family protein, with amino-acid sequence MSALTTTRAGVLTSRFIAAALLLALVVTAALWWVFSGSGQHHVTAFFTRAVGVYAGSDVRVLGVRIGQVDAVTPRGEQVQVDMTVDGSVGIAEDTTVLVIAPSVVADRYVQFAKPARGGPRLPDGASIPVRRTATPVEMDQLYASLDTLSKALGPDGANSQGALSDLLKTGAQNLQGNGRAFNDSVRNFAQLARTLAGNSGDLFGTVDELQRFTTMLATNDQQVGSVNQQLSQISGTLAANSGELGQALNGLGRALADVQAFIRDNRGALKSNVDNLVTTTRTLVEQRASLAGTIDAVPLAVTNVLNAVDPATGRLLGRENLDYYLTALPLPVTGDVYTNGGGR; translated from the coding sequence GTGAGCGCGCTGACCACCACCCGCGCCGGGGTCCTGACGAGCCGGTTCATCGCCGCCGCCCTGCTGCTCGCCCTCGTCGTGACGGCGGCGTTGTGGTGGGTGTTCTCCGGCAGCGGGCAGCACCACGTGACGGCCTTCTTCACCCGCGCGGTCGGCGTCTACGCCGGGTCCGACGTCCGGGTGCTGGGCGTCCGGATCGGCCAGGTCGACGCGGTCACCCCGCGCGGCGAGCAGGTGCAGGTCGACATGACGGTCGACGGCTCGGTCGGCATCGCCGAGGACACCACGGTGCTGGTGATCGCGCCCAGCGTCGTCGCCGACCGGTACGTCCAGTTCGCCAAGCCGGCGCGCGGCGGGCCGCGGCTGCCGGACGGCGCGTCGATCCCGGTGCGGCGCACCGCGACCCCGGTGGAAATGGACCAGCTCTACGCCAGCCTCGACACGCTGTCGAAGGCGCTGGGCCCGGACGGCGCCAACTCCCAGGGCGCGCTGTCGGACCTGCTCAAGACCGGGGCGCAGAACCTGCAGGGCAACGGCCGTGCGTTCAACGACAGCGTGCGCAACTTCGCGCAGCTGGCGCGCACGCTGGCCGGGAACTCGGGCGACCTGTTCGGCACGGTCGACGAGCTCCAGCGGTTCACGACCATGCTGGCCACCAACGACCAGCAGGTCGGCAGCGTGAACCAGCAGCTCTCGCAGATTTCGGGCACGCTGGCCGCCAACAGCGGCGAGCTGGGGCAGGCTCTGAACGGCCTCGGCCGCGCGCTCGCCGACGTCCAGGCGTTCATCCGGGACAACCGCGGCGCGCTCAAGTCCAATGTGGACAATCTGGTGACGACCACGCGGACGCTCGTCGAGCAGCGCGCCTCGCTGGCGGGCACGATCGACGCCGTCCCGCTGGCGGTGACGAACGTGCTCAACGCGGTCGACCCGGCCACCGGGCGGCTGCTCGGGCGCGAGAACCTCGACTACTACCTCACGGCGCTGCCGCTGCCGGTCACCGGCGACGTCTACACCAACGGGGGTGGCCGGTGA
- a CDS encoding MCE family protein — protein MKRVLATAAVGCLLLAGCSSGEFKGVYDLPLPGGADVGDHPYSVTVQFADVLDLVPQAAVKVGDVPVGRVREIRLGGDGWTAETVLEVNGDVALPANAIARLRQSSLLGEKFVELAAPDGTTSGSGTARLVDGATITVDRTNRNPEFEEIFGALSLLLNGGGIGQLQTINRELSKVMDGNEAQIRSFLSGVNTLMTDLDAHRSDITEALDGMNRLSATLANRHDQVSGALTDLTPGLQALTDQRTQLVSMLQALDRLSTVATDVVDRSRDDMVADLRALAPILGQLAKAGEDLPQSLQLLPTFPFPDSVLPAVKGDYINAYASVIPAPGVPLPPAGEGVPPGLPQLPLPSGGQ, from the coding sequence GTGAAACGGGTCCTCGCCACCGCGGCCGTCGGGTGCCTGCTGCTCGCGGGCTGCTCTTCGGGTGAGTTCAAGGGTGTCTACGACCTGCCGCTGCCGGGCGGCGCCGACGTCGGCGACCACCCGTACTCGGTGACCGTGCAGTTCGCCGACGTGCTCGACCTGGTGCCGCAGGCCGCGGTGAAGGTCGGCGACGTCCCGGTCGGGCGGGTGCGGGAGATCCGGCTGGGCGGCGACGGCTGGACGGCCGAAACCGTGCTGGAGGTCAACGGCGACGTCGCCCTGCCCGCGAACGCGATCGCCCGGCTGCGCCAGTCCAGCCTGCTCGGCGAGAAGTTCGTCGAGCTGGCCGCCCCGGACGGCACGACGTCCGGCTCCGGGACCGCGCGGCTGGTGGACGGGGCCACGATCACCGTGGACCGGACCAACCGCAACCCCGAGTTCGAGGAGATCTTCGGCGCCCTTTCGCTGCTGCTCAACGGCGGCGGCATCGGGCAGCTGCAGACCATCAACCGCGAGCTGTCGAAGGTGATGGACGGCAACGAGGCGCAGATCCGCTCGTTCCTGTCCGGGGTGAACACCCTGATGACCGACCTGGACGCGCACCGCTCGGACATCACCGAAGCCCTCGACGGCATGAACCGGCTGTCGGCGACGCTCGCGAACCGCCACGACCAGGTCTCCGGCGCCTTGACCGACCTGACGCCGGGGCTGCAAGCGCTCACCGACCAGCGCACCCAGCTCGTCTCGATGCTGCAGGCGCTCGACCGGCTCTCGACCGTGGCCACCGACGTCGTCGACCGCAGCCGCGACGACATGGTCGCGGACCTGCGTGCGCTCGCGCCGATCCTCGGGCAGCTGGCCAAGGCCGGCGAAGACCTGCCGCAGTCGCTGCAGCTGCTGCCGACGTTCCCGTTCCCGGACTCGGTGCTGCCCGCGGTGAAGGGCGACTACATCAACGCCTACGCCTCGGTGATCCCGGCCCCCGGGGTGCCGCTGCCGCCGGCCGGCGAGGGCGTGCCGCCCGGCTTGCCGCAGCTCCCGCTCCCCTCGGGAGGTCAGTGA
- a CDS encoding MCE family protein: MLTRRVRIQVVLFIVIALATTAFVGANYAGLGRLFGSGSYTVRLELAEGGGLFTNGEVTYRGVAVGRVGELRLTLTGTEADLLIDDGAPPIPADSKAVVANRSAVGEQYVDLQPRTSGGPFLDGNSVIQRESTTLPLPVNNLLTDLDSFTASVPTQDLRTVVNELDDALRGSGPDLQTLLDTATEFTQQAGAHLPQTSKLINDGATVLRTQVDSSAQWRSFSGNARVFAQQLAKSDGDLRRLITTAPPAATQLSSLLKENDPGLPIVLANLLTTARVFGTRTAAEETLLANVPRAVAAVGSAIDDDRHVLRMGLVLNFDNPPSCLQGYEDTPHRSSRDLSPLPLNTDAACTLPYGNESSVRGTQNAPHPPVPDAVPVGPLTIGTQATKTSLEEMLWLR, from the coding sequence ATGCTCACGCGCAGGGTGCGGATCCAGGTCGTGCTGTTCATCGTGATCGCGCTGGCCACGACGGCGTTCGTCGGCGCGAACTACGCCGGGCTCGGCCGGTTGTTCGGCTCCGGCAGCTACACGGTCCGGCTCGAGCTGGCCGAGGGAGGCGGGCTGTTCACGAACGGCGAAGTGACCTACCGCGGCGTCGCCGTCGGCCGCGTCGGCGAACTGCGGCTCACCCTCACCGGGACCGAAGCCGACCTGCTGATCGACGACGGCGCCCCGCCCATCCCGGCGGACTCGAAAGCGGTGGTCGCGAACCGGTCGGCGGTCGGCGAGCAGTACGTCGACCTGCAGCCGCGCACCTCCGGCGGGCCGTTCCTGGACGGGAACTCGGTCATCCAGCGCGAATCGACCACGCTGCCGCTGCCGGTCAACAACCTGCTGACCGACCTGGACTCGTTCACGGCGTCGGTGCCGACGCAGGACCTGCGCACGGTGGTGAACGAGCTCGACGACGCCCTGCGCGGTTCGGGCCCGGACCTCCAGACCTTGCTGGACACGGCGACGGAGTTCACCCAGCAGGCGGGCGCGCACCTGCCGCAGACGTCGAAGCTGATCAACGACGGCGCAACCGTGCTGCGCACCCAGGTGGATTCGTCGGCCCAGTGGCGCTCGTTCAGCGGCAACGCCCGCGTGTTCGCCCAGCAGCTGGCCAAGTCCGACGGCGACCTCCGGCGCCTGATCACGACCGCGCCCCCGGCGGCGACGCAGCTTTCGTCGCTGCTGAAGGAGAACGACCCGGGCCTGCCGATCGTGCTGGCCAACCTGCTGACGACGGCGCGGGTGTTCGGCACCCGCACGGCGGCGGAGGAGACGCTGCTGGCGAACGTCCCCCGCGCGGTGGCGGCCGTCGGCTCGGCCATCGACGACGACCGTCACGTGCTGCGGATGGGCCTGGTGCTCAACTTCGACAACCCGCCGTCGTGCCTGCAGGGCTACGAAGACACCCCGCACCGCTCGAGCCGGGACCTCTCGCCGTTGCCGCTGAACACCGACGCGGCGTGCACGTTGCCGTACGGCAACGAGAGCTCGGTGCGCGGCACGCAGAACGCCCCGCACCCGCCGGTCCCGGACGCGGTGCCGGTGGGGCCGCTGACGATCGGCACGCAGGCGACGAAGACGAGCCTCGAGGAGATGCTGTGGCTGCGCTGA